From a region of the Zingiber officinale cultivar Zhangliang chromosome 10B, Zo_v1.1, whole genome shotgun sequence genome:
- the LOC122029233 gene encoding uncharacterized protein LOC122029233 produces MRTESVGPGGKWIKCDVCLAELQVSGECRPGNSRSSVNIIYKRAFKKLQIDRSELLPMMTLLYGFTGNKVLSIGQTKLAISLSKEPLKRARITNFIVVDTPLAYNVILGRLALNKFRAVVSTYFQKIKVPVDNKVGEVKGDQLAAGRCYAEMVRSKARTARKNPCLEVNAIIEKPPTLVYEEKEEVQIHPSQLEATAFIAADLENEKKPGNKWWVCINFRDLNKTCQKDFYPLPRIDKMVDSTTGCDLICMLDAYQGCNQVSLAKDNQEKVSFITTDGTFCYNVMLFVLKNTDTTYQRLMNKVFRKQIDRNLEVYIDDILIKSI; encoded by the exons ATGCGAACTGAGAGTGTCGGGCCAGGCGGCAAGTGGATCAAGTGTGATGTGTGTCTGGCAGAGCTACAAGTGAGCGGCGAGTGCCGACCAGGCAACAGCA GAAGCTCagtgaacatcatatacaaaaggGCATTCAAGAAATTGCAAATCGACCGAAGTGAACTACTGCCAATGATGACCCTGCTCTATGGTTTCACGGGTAACAAAGTATTGTCGATTGGCCAGACCAAGTTGGCCATCTCACTCAGTAAAGAGCCCCTGAAGAGGGCAAGGATCAcgaacttcattgtggtagacaCACCATTAGCCTACAACGTTATCTTAGGCCGACTAGCACTCAACAAGTTTCGAGCGGTAGTGTCCACCTACTTCCAGAAGATTAAGGTTCCGGTGGACAATAAGGTGGGagaagtcaaaggtgaccaatTGGCCGCTGGGCGATGTTACGCCGAGATGGTCAGATCAAAAGCGAGGACCGCTCGAAAAAACCCGTGCCTGGAAGTAAATGCCATCATTGAGAAGCCCCCTAcactggtttatgaagaaaaggaggaggtccagatccacCCAAGCCAGTTAGAAGCAACCGCCTTCATTGCCGCCGATCTGGAGAATGAGAAAAAG ccaggcaacaaatggtGGGTGTGCATCAACTTCCGCGACTTGAATAAGACGTGCCAGAAGGATTTCTATCCACTACCCCGGATAGacaagatggtggactctacgacGGGCTGCGATCTGATCTGCATGCTAGACGCATATCAGGGCTGCAACCAAGTGTCACTCGCCAAAGACAatcaggaaaaagttagcttTATCACGACCGACGGAACattctgctacaacgtcatgttgTTCGTATTGAAGAACACCGACaccacctaccagaggctcatgaacaaggtgtttcggAAGCAGATCGACCGCAACTTGGAAGTAtacatcgatgacatattaataaagtcaATCTGA